A stretch of the Melitaea cinxia chromosome 14, ilMelCinx1.1, whole genome shotgun sequence genome encodes the following:
- the LOC123659409 gene encoding LOW QUALITY PROTEIN: ubiquitin carboxyl-terminal hydrolase 10-like (The sequence of the model RefSeq protein was modified relative to this genomic sequence to represent the inferred CDS: substituted 1 base at 1 genomic stop codon), whose product MLQEYEFLDLSDVKEAELSSLQCALFEKKPGTASTIANVRWTDPAVGNXMLVDISSCSSSTAGPPTVSSSLDSLSGGECEMAPHSPQRSAGGPPPYVQPTYPPPPPHQWPVAPPNVYVSQVTANVNVHGYMGQYYQPPQPQYVPQPPQQVERNSRNHRRDRRNKRAPSPPPPQPPPYYVPYSQYYPAAQAQGAPLYHLPMYQPLVYGPYAYPPYYQEYPIPVEGDAGDKGPDEYQQEVVMEQEAVDAYYASAHYAAPQYGAPVEGAVEYIPPMYIPPPHPPAPMPIQQQPPHQSTPHQFNVHAKNFVLGQNHNKTYTPEKTQEQKPPSTATVTTSAATSTVDAIPVKDLKISKGPGSPKQEKPVEATASKPATPSEKTSSTVKNDATKPAWVPDNKPQEPPTQIISTANKTLPQTPAPNTQAMSAKIPPVPGKALKGPTATAPFSTGKQPPKPAVPTSVPLQQSISTSKAPFGNRQKREGNTNRSPSNENAEHEKVVPVEHTKRDPPLPPSKAPMPISITLHAQGPPVIVTNKSPFAHSRKAAAAAAAVPEPAPAPQLPPPAPTASDFPPPPTPRNRGEPIPTPVVQPQPQPAPGKSWASLFSNKTSSITTTTSSTISIEEPSSPTTLSPPAVTNVQKPVAKVPPFDASPLQNTAVEKAPLPASRPVTTAAPTVSYSEKTSVNAVSNASPATQAIKSPSSTPTNTEVREVPIQKESSPTAPVQPSPFSDDPNSYRMGEFLSKYQLENRPVSLLPRGLTNRSNYCYVNAILQALIACPPFYNMLKALPYQTRRGKSSTPVIDSMVELCYEFSPLASSARRGRGEAGPSGTAPAVPAGPPLDGSAGLRVLRALRPFPGSQEGRQEDAEEFLGCLLNSLNDEMLELIKLVEPEEPKDNYGKTNGVIAQEQPTEEDDDDDEWKVMGPRNRGAVERRWAARRTPLADIFRGRTRLRLHRAPHHDVTDAVQPFFTLQLDIERSNTVKDALELLAGKDTLEGVSDAWQQLSLEQLPVVLLLHLKCFQLDAEGHTAKIVKNIDFPIDLKIDPKIMSSKHTTKQRLYKLFAVVYHEGVEAVKGHYLTDTFHGQAGWIRYDDSTVTQVTDAQVLKPKPPRMPYLLMYRRHDTLVPHRPPGKPE is encoded by the exons ATGTTGCAGGAATATGAGTTCCTAGACTTGTCAGATGTGAAAGAAGCGGAACTGAGCAGTTTGCAGTGTGCGCTCTTTGAGAAAAAACCTGGGACTGCATCTACAATCGCAAACGTCCGTTGGACTGATCCTGCTGTAGGcaa TTAAATGTTGGTAGATATATCATCTTGTTCATCGAGCACGGCGGGGCCACCGACCGTGTCGAGCAGCCTGGACAGCCTGTCGGGCGGCGAGTGCGAGATGGCGCCCCACTCGCCGCAGCGGAGCGCGGGAGGGCCGCCGCCCTACGTACAGCCCACCTACCCCCCGCCGCCCCCCCATCAATGGCCTGTCGCCCCTCCCAACGTGTACGTTAGCCAAGTAACAGCCAATGTTAACGTACACGGGTACATGGGGCAGTACTACCAGCCACCGCAGCCGCAATACGTTCCACAACCGCCACAACAAGTAGAAAGAAATTCGAGGAATCATAGAAGAGACCGTCGTAACAAAAGAGCTCCGTCACCGCCTCCGCCTCAACCGCCTCCGTACTATGTTCCATATTCACAGTACTATCCAGCGGCCCAAGCACAAGGTGCACCGTTGTACCATCTTCCTATGTATCAGCCCTTAGTGTATGGACCATACGCCTACCCACCATATTATCAAGAATATCCAATACCGGTCGAGGGTGACGCAGGTGATAAAGGACCCGATGAATATCAACAAGAAGTTGTCATGGAGCAAGAAGCGGTAGATGCTTATTATGCAAGTGCACATTATGCCGCTCCACAGTACGGTGCGCCAGTTGAAGGCGCCGTAGAATACATACCCCCTATGTACATACCCCCTCCGCACCCTCCGGCACCTATGCCTATTCAGCAACAACCTCCCCATCAATCCACACCACATCAATTTAATGTACACGCTAAGAATTTTGTTTTGGGACAAAATCACAACAAAACCTATACACCTGAAAAAACCCAGGAACAAAAACCTCCGTCGACAGCGACAGTAACAACGAGTGCCGCTACTAGTACTGTTGATGCGATCCCTGTTAAAGATCTTAAAATCTCTAAAGGACCAGGTAGTCCAAAACAAGAAAAACCTGTTGAAGCTACTGCATCAAAACCTGCTACTCCCTCTGAGAAAACTTCATCGACTGTAAAGAATGATGCTACTAAACCAGCTTGGGTCCCAGATAATAAACCTCAAGAGCCTCCTACCCAGATTATAAGTACAGCAAATAAAACATTACCACAGACACCTGCACCAAATACTCAAGCGATGAGTGCAAAAATACCACCTGTGCCTGGAAAAGCATTAAAAGGACCCACAGCTACAGCACCTTTTTCGACTGGCAAGCAACCACCTAAACCTGCCGTCCCTACTTCTGTCCCTTTACAACAGTCGATTTCcacttcaaaagcaccttttGGAAACAGACAAAAACGTGAAGGCAATACAAATCGATCTCCGTCAAACGAAAATGCTGAGCACGAAAAAGTAGTGCCAGTAGAACATACTAAACGAGATCCGCCATTGCCTCCCAGCAAAGCGCCAATGCCGATTTCCATTACACTGCACGCTCAGGGGCCCCCAgttattgttacaaataaatcGCCATTTGCTCACTCAAGAAAGGCCGCGGCAGCGGCAGCGGCAGTGCCTGAACCTGCCCCTGCACCTCAACTGCCTCCACCGGCTCCCACTGCATCAGATTTCCCCCCTCCCCCGACTCCAAGAAACAGAGGGGAACCAATACCCACCCCGGTTGTACAGCCTCAACCACAACCGGCGCCTGGAAAATCGTGGGCTAGTCTTTTTTCTAACAAAACAAGCAGTATAACTACAACGACTTCTTCCACCATTTCAATAGAAGAACCGTCCAGTCCTACAACTCTTTCGCCACCGGCAGTTACTAATGTCCAAAAACCGGTAGCCAAAGTACCTCCGTTTGATGCGTCCCCGTTACAAAATACTGCGGTTGAAAAGGCTCCATTACCTGCATCAAGGCCTGTTACTACAGCTGCGCCTACCGTTTCGTATTCCGAGAAAACGTCAGTAAATGCTGTGAGCAATGCTAGCCCAGCAACTCAGGCAATAAAATCGCCGTCTTCTACACCTACTAATACGGAAGTCAGAGAAGTACCTATACAAAAAGAGAGTTCACCTACAGCTCCCGTTCAACCATCGCCTTTCAGTGACGACCCAAATTCATACCGAATGGGAg AATTTCTCTCAAAATATCAGTTGGAGAATCGTCCTGTTTCTCTATTGCCTCGCGGCCTTACTAATCGCTCCAACTACTGTTATGTGAATGCCATCCTGCAAGCATTGATCGCTTGCCCGCCATTCTATAATATGCTGAAAGCGCTCCCGTATCAAACGCGGCGCGGAAAATCGAGCACACCTGTTATTGATTCAAT GGTGGAACTTTGCTACGAGTTCAGTCCCCTAGCAAGTTCAGCGCGTCGTGGACGAGGGGAGGCGGGCCCTTCAGGGACTGCGCCCGCGGTGCCAGCGGGACCCCCACTAGACGGCTCGGCAGGTCTCCGAGTATTAAGAGCCCTACGGCCCTTCCCCGGCTCACAGGAAGGCAGACAAGAGGATGCAGAAGAATTTCTCGGATGTCTCCTCAACTCACTTAATGATGAAATGCTCGAA cttATAAAATTAGTAGAACCTGAAGAACCTAAAGACAATTACGGGAAAACAAATGGTGTTATCGCTCAAGAACAGCCTACAgaagaagatgatgatgatgatgaatggaAG GTGATGGGCCCGCGCAACCGCGGCGCGGTGGAGCGGCGCTGGGCGGCGCGCCGCACGCCGCTGGCCGACATCTTCCGCGGCCGCACGCGCCTGCGCCTGCACCGCGCGCCGCACCACGACGTCACGGACGCCGTGCAGCCCTTCTTCACGCTGCAGCTCGACATCGAG cgTTCCAACACTGTGAAGGACGCTTTGGAACTTTTAGCTGGGAAGGATACACTAGAAGGCGTGTCTGATGCTTGGCAACAGCTTTCACTAGAACAGCTGCCTGTGGTATTGCTGTTACATCTCAAGTGTTTCCAGCTCGATGCCGAAGGTCACACTGCTAAAATTGTCAAGAATATCGACTTCCCGATTGATCTTAAGATTGATCCAA AAATAATGTCATCAAAACACACTACAAAGCAACGGCTTTATAAACTTTTTGCTGTTGTGTATCATGAAGGTGTAGAGGCTGTGAAGGGACATTACCTTACAGATACCTTCCATGGTCAAGCCGGTTGGATAAG gtATGATGACTCTACTGTGACACAAGTGACGGATGCTCAAGTGTTAAAGCCGAAACCTCCGAGAATGCCTTATCTTTTAATGTATCGcaggcacgatacacttgtacCACATCGGCCACCTGGCAAACCGGAGTAA